One Falco naumanni isolate bFalNau1 chromosome 20 unlocalized genomic scaffold, bFalNau1.pat SUPER_20_unloc_1, whole genome shotgun sequence genomic window, ACCCCACAGACTGGAGATGAGAAGAGGTTACTCcagagggaggtggtgggacTTTGTGCTtgagccagctccagcctgggaagGGGTTCATGGCACGGGCCGGGAGCTGggtctgccctgccctggggggtCCTGCAGTGAGCTGAGCCGGGACCTGGTCAGCACCAGGGTGAGGGGAAGGACGAGGGGGTGTCAAACCACCCAGAGCTGCCAGGTAAGCCGAGGCAATTGGTGACGGGTTTAAGGGGATCTAGCAATCAATGGTAGCAATGAAAAGTTTCAGTTAGCTTTATGCAAATTGCTAGAGCATCTTTGCTTAGTCAGTGCcttctaaatgtttttgttgctttggttttcctgggggaaaaaaaccatttGGGGCTCCACCCTGTCGTAATGAAGACATCTGACCTGGGAAGCACCCGCGTCTGGTGCCTCGCTGGCAGCCAGCTCTCATAACCGCTCGGCTTTGGGTGGAACGGGTCCTGCTCCTCGTGCGCAGGTGTGAGGGAGAAGAGGGCTGTGCCTTCAGCTCggtgctgctctggagaggTTATAACCCCGCTCCCTGCGTAGCTGCTCATCTGCATGGGAATGGatgtgctgggggctgtgggagaCCATTGGGGTGTCTGGGTTACGAAGGAAGAGCCCCCATCGGGTGGAAGGCttgcctgtgcctgctgcagacCCCTCTAAGCTTTGGCATTTGAGGTCGGGGAGCAGACACAAGAATTAACCCTCCTTTCCCCAAAGGAAGGTGGGTGTAGGTAACCGAGTTGCTATGTCAATTTATTGGAGACGCAAGACTAAAGCGAGAATAAAAGCTGCTGGCAAAATACGTGGTCATCAGAAATAAATCTCTGCTTCCCCCTTTCCCTTCACACAGGGTCGATGTACTTAACTCCAGGTTCAGCGCCCTTGGTGCTGGGTGACTGGGAAGGCAACTGGTGCTGGTCTCACATGTTTCAGGTGGGGTTTGGATCCCTGGAACAAGATCGCGGAGGAGCTTTGTGCCTTAAGGCAGCGTGTCAACGGATCAGCCCCTTGAACCCCCACCGGAACCCTGGTCCCCCGGCCGTCCGGTCACGATGCCCTTTGTGGCAACGGATGAGCCAGACCATTTAAAAACCCAGGTGAAAAGTTGTGGATCGGTTTCAAAACAGGTAACGCGAGTACATCAGCCTCGGACAGCAGCAGCCCTTGAAACCCACCCCTCGGGGAAAGTAATCGATGAGATCGATGTGGCGTGCGAGGGAGCTGCGAGCTGGGCAGCTGCGGGGGGGCTCTGCTCGTGCCAGGGTGTATCTGTAGCTAAAAGGCTGAGTGATAGGACCGGGTTGGTGCAGGgtgagagctgctggggcagctgggatgGATAAAGCGCGAATGAAAATGCTCCGAGGTGGAAGGCGCCGTCTCTCCCACTTCATTTCAATCCTTGAACCTGTAGGAGCGGGAAGATCAGGGAGCTACACCAAAGGCATCAGAGCAATGGGCACGATGAGGGGGATTTTAGCCCTTCTTGCTCCTAGATTCCCTGGCAGCAATAGCAAAACTCTCGAGCACAGAAAAgatctctttgctttctgtacCCCCACGTAACGGGGAACGCGCAGgcggtgctggggagcaggatgTGCGCTGGCTCTGGCTCGGCTGTTGCTGTGCGTGTCGCTTCGTCTCCAGCCTTGCCGTTTATCTACGGCTCTTCACATGTTGCCCCTGGCTGACTTGCTCACGGATCCCTCCGTCATGTGGGAGCAGCTTGTGCCCCTGCTGCTAACGCCATCACAGCAGCTCAGCGCCGCGCTGCTGGTCCAGCACGTGTTTCTGTTGGCTGATCCATGGGCACTTGCAAAGCCAGGCTCCGGGGTGTAGGGGAGACCTCCCTGCGAACCACAGGCAGCTGCAAagggagagcagagctgagcttcAGCTTAGGGAACTCcctggagaaaaggcagaaggggCGTGGGTTTGGTGGAAGGCGAATAACTTACAGATGCTGACGGGGAAGCCTTCTGCACCGAGCCTGTAGGGAGTGGGAGAAGGTTGCATGTCACCAGCCTGTCCTCAAGTGCAAAGCCCTTTAGCCTCAGAAGCGAGCCTGACCCTCCCGAGCCTGTCCCACCATTCGGAGGCAGCAGGACCAGCTGTTTGGGTGGGTTTGCACTGGTGGAGGCCCATCAGGACTGATGGGGAGAACTGATCTTGCATCAGGGCTGTGTGGCGATGTGCAGCGTGGCAGCTGCGATAGCATCGTCCAGACGTTTCTTCTCCCAACCCAGGCACCTAGAGCAGCTtgtgcagccctgctggggtCTGTCACCCACCTGCTCTCCTCGACCTCCAGCAGCTTCCTATAGGTGATGATTTCGATGTCCAGGGCCAGCTTGAGGTTCATCAGCTCCTGGTACTTGCAGCTCTGCCGGGCCAGGTCAGCCTTGGCTTTCTGCAGAGCATCCTCCAGCTCGGCCAGTTTGTGCTTTGCATCCTTGAGGGTCATTTCCCCACGCTGCTCCGCATCGGCCACGGCAGCTTCCAGCTTGCAGCGCTACAGGGAGCGAGACACCATCAGTCTTGGCTGTTTCTTGCTGTCTTCAAGCGTAACGTGTTACCAAGAGATGGGTTTAAAGCCTGGTTGCACGTTCAGCCCAGCAGTAAGATGGAGATGCGATCCCCTCCGGCAGGGGTTTGGGGCAGCTGGAGATGCAGTTTCTGTGCGCCCCCCACCCCGTGTTGCTGGCGGGGGATGGGGTGTTGTAACCGCATCTGCCTTCAGGTGCTGCATGAGTTGGGCTTTCATGCAGCCCTacctggagcagcagagccGGCTCATGAACGCCCCTTGCGAGGTGCTACAGCACCATTTAATTCGGCTGTGGGAACTTGTAGGAACAGCAATTCCCTCTGTGCCCTGCTGGAACAACCAGACCTGGCTGTGCTCACCTGGTCCTTGGCGCTTTTGACTTCTCCGTTCAGCCTCTGCACTACCCGGTTCAGCTCAGCTATCCTGGGTTTCGTCTCTCGCAGGCTGTCAGCATTTCTGCCTGCAGTGACTCGCAGCTcctcaaactaaaaaaacacccaaaagaCATCGTTGCCTATCCCCAAAACATGTGCTCTGGGTGAAATCAGAGCAAATCAGGAGAGGGGGGGTGTGTTTCTCTGGATTTGAAATTGGCCCCAGATCCTCCCGCTGCCTGGTGTTCTTACCTTGCTCTCATGCCACGCCTGTGcttctgcccagctcctgcGGGCACCGTCCTCGTACCGAGCCTTGATGTCCGCAGTGATGCCATCCACGTCGAGGTCTTGGCCGTGGCCCATCTGCACGACCACTGAGGAATCTGCGATCTGGGCCTGCAGCTGGTGGATTTCCTGGTGGCAACACGGAGCTGAGCTGGTCAGAGAGATACTGGTCCCACTGTGCTCCCAGTCCAGCCCCAAGCTGGGGTATCACCCGCATTGCACCACTTGGTCCCCCTTTGCGGTGACCATGCAGACGTGAATTGCTGATGCTCATCGTTCACCACAAGGGGTGACCACTGCCCTGcatccccccttcccccccctccaaaacCCAGCTGGGAAATGCAAACCACGGCTGGTGCAATGTTAAGGCTTCTTACCTCCTTGTAGAACGTTCTCAGGAATTCAGCCTCTTCTTTCAGGCTTTCCACCTtggcttccagctctgctttgtttaagaaaaaacagcccGCGTCCTGGAGAGGCGGTGGGGATAGAAGAAGGAAGGTTATTGGCAAGAGCAGGCTCGGGGCTGCCCTTGGGGTGAGGGACTCTCGCTGCTGGTGCCGTGACTGCGCCAGCGCCCCGTTACGCAGCTGCTGATGATTTTAGTCCGAGCAAACCCACGCACCAGCTCCTGCTTGTACTTGTCCCGTGTGTTGCTTTGGGGAAATAAATCACTGTGTGCAGCCCAAAGACCTGAACCTGAGGAGGAGAGTTCAAACAGCCCCTTGCTCACCTTCTTCAGGGCAACAAACTCCCTCTCGGTGCTCGTCCGCTGGCTGCGCTCATCCTTGTACCTGCATGGGAAAACGGGAGATCTTTGAATTCGGTGCAATTACACCTTTGTTTGGGCTTCTTCAGGCCTTCTCTCAAGAAGtgaaactccttttttttttttttccccccctctccccaaacAGTGTTTTGGGATGCTTTGGTCTTGTTTCGTAGCCCATGGGAAAGCAAACGTGTTTTCAGGGAGGTTTCCGCGTCTTTATAAATTTGCAGCAgaactgttttttcatttgacCTCTGCAACAGTGAATACCTGCTGAGTGTTTCTAAATGCTAATTCCTTGAAttaggaaggagagaaagagttCGAGGTACATCCTCTGTTCCCTCCATCTCTCTGTCAGCTGGGACCTTGTTTTGTATACTGAGATCCTGGTAGATCTCTCCATCCACCTGTTCATTCCCTGGGAACCATTTACTACCATGGAAAGTTCACGGTCTGTGCCTGCTTACAAATTGTGAACATTTTGAGCCCTGCGTTCACATCTCTCGGTTTCTTACTTACGTTTTCTTGTTGGTTTCCAAACCCTGCTGTGCAGTTTTCAGGTCTGTTTCTAACTGGGCTCTGTTTCTCCCCAGTGcttccagctgcttcttcaaGTAACCGATATAAGCCTCCAACGTGGGCACGATGCTGTTCTTGTAGGGGTTTTGACCCTGCAGAAAGCTCCACTTGGTCTCCAGCACCTTGTTCTGCTGTTCCAGAAATCGAACCTGAATCCCAGAAAGCAAAATAGGAAATGAGATGAGGATGAAGAGCTCAGGAGAGCCAGTGTCCGTGCAACAGCAGGGAAAcgtgttgctgctgctgctgctacacgAGTGCAAGTGTGTCCTGTTCCCGTGTGCTTTGGTTCTGGGCCACCCAGGTGGAAATGCACCAAGCAAAGTGCTTCTAGAAAGGAGAGATTTGCAATACATTTGGGATGAGTGGAGAGGAATGGGAAGGGACTGGGAGGCTGATGAAACTAGTTTTAGCTTATTCCCTCCTTGCAGTGAGGCACAGAGATCGGAGCAATGGTGCCTGTACACTGAAGCTTCCCCAGTTGCTCATAACCCCCTTGGTGCTCAGCTGGCACCCTTAGGAAATTGTCCTCAATGTCTCAAATGAGTTGTCTTACACGGGTTCCGTGCCCTTTCCACACCAGGCACCTCCCGTGGACTCCAGTGCCTGCAAACTGGGACTGGGAGGGGGTTCTTAGCTCACCTTGTCAATGAAAGAAGCAAATTTGTTGTTGAGGGCCTTGATCTGCTCTTTCTCCTGGAACTTCACCGTTTGCGCGTTGGGGTCGAGCTCCAGTGTGAGCGGTTGGAGCAGTTGCTCGTTGATGGTGATGGGTGTGATGGTGCGTGGCCTGAAGACCCCACCAGCCCTGTAGCCAAAGCCAGCGCCTCCGCAGCCAAGCCCTGTGCCGGCTGCACCAAAGCCGCATCCACGTCTTCCAGCCGCTGCCGTGGTCCTGGAGCGTGCCACGCCACCgaggcttctgctgctggagtaACCCAAGCCACGGTAGCCCATGCCACCACCCCAGTGACACGAAGCAGCACTGAAACTGCGTCGATTCCTAGGAAAAGCTACGGAGGAAGAGCCGAAATTCCTGATGGCatggccagagctgctgctgtaggaGCAGCAAGACATGGAtgctggtgggagaggggtTGGTGCAGGCGATGCGCTGGGAGCAGATCCCAAGTGTGTTTCCCGCTGACCACGGTGGAGCaccttcttccttttatttgtgtGGAAAATGGGGCGAGGCTGCGTGAAACTTCCACCAAATATTTTGTGATGCAAAGAATGTGAACTGCTTAGCATGTTGTGCTCACCAGCAGAGAACGCGGCAGCGTGTTTGTCCCATAAAGGCTTGAAGGACGCTGTTAAGGCAGGGCGGTCGTGTTTAGGTCTTGTGTAATAGCAACAAAAATGAGGGGAGTTGTGCTGGGTGATTTGCTTTCGGGAGACGTGATCAAAACTGCAGATTCCCTTTTTTATAGGTTGGGCGAATCGGATCTCAGactttagaaatggaaaatccTTTTCTATCAAAGGACGTCTTGACGTTTTGCTGGTACCTCAGCTTGCCAGTGAGAGCTTTGAAGGACAATGTGATTCAGCCTGCTGTTTAATAAAAACTATCAGTAATAAACGTGAATTTACTGAGAATTAACGAACAAAGTCTTGCAGGCAGGTTAGTGGTAAACGACCGTGTTTTGTTGGTTCTGCCTACAAAAAGGCAACACGGTTTAACGCTGGGCGAATATCCATGGGGCCACATGTGTTTCTCAAGGTGATTTTTCTGCAGGTTGCTGATACGAGTGTTTTCCAACATGGTAATTTATCTGGGGGGAATTGCTGATCAGTTGAAATTGAAACCGATACTTGGAAGCTGGTAGCTTTTTGCAGACACTTATTGGCCAAATCCTCAGAAAACCGGCGTCTCCTGTCCCACATCCCTCAGCCTGGGGTTGGGTTCCCACCTGGTGTGGGGCAGGGCCAGGCTTGGTCCTTCGCCTCCTCCACTGGTATGCGCGTGCGGGTCCCGGGAAGGACCTGTGTGGGAGGGCAGCGTCTTTGGTAGGGGCAGGGTGGAAGATTCCAACTaatgattttgctttgtttactgcgtttctttccccttccctatTCAGCGGTTGGTTACAATTGCAAGCCAAAATTACCAGCTTTGCTGCTAGGAGCTGGGAGCGCTGGGACGCTTCAGCTCCCGGGCTCGCAGGCGTCCTTAGGGGAACGGAGCATGAGAAGATCTGGAGTTAATCCTGCCATCGTCCTCAATCTTCACGTGTCAGACTATGTTGCACCAGACTGTAGATGTATTTTATGGTGCTCTGGTTGCATCTCTTCCACCCGCATTGTCGTTCTAGGAAACACTTTCTGCTCGGGATGAGACAACTGATGCCAGATGTGACTGTAGAGCATTTTTGGACAGAAATCCGAGAATGAGGGGTTGCAGGAGGCTGGGCTTTCAGGGAGGTGAcccagaaagagagagaggtgATGGATAAGGCTGCAGGTTCTCCAATGCAACAGGGCAAAAAAGCAGTTGAATGTGTTATTGAATGGACTCCAAAAAACCTGCGATGTTTTGAGCTAGCTCAGTTAAGCCAAATAGTCCAAATCAGGCTGAGCATGAGCTCTTTTGGTGCtactttgtggttttttttaatggaaaaatctcaattaaaaaaagaaaacaagcctttgtttcagaaaaaaaagcccaccttTTTGATGGGAGAATTCCTCCTTTTCCAGCCTACCACAGTCTTCAGAGGACAAAAGTATCACCCGGTTTGTTCCTGTTATGTTCTTTTATCCCAGCTGTAGCCACTTTTAGTGGGTCTGTCATGCCACGGTGATTctgagcatccctccctccttcaTCCTGGTCTGGGGGGGATCGGGTCAGGGGTGTGATGTTTGCTGAGTGATGGACACAGGAGCAGCCTGGTGGGGGAGATGTTGTGACCTGATGTCCTCacccctccctcttcccaggAACCAGCTCTCCACCTCGCATTTTCCAAAAGCCAGTGGCTCTCTTGGGGACACTAACGAGAGATGACTTTGGCCTGGGTTtgagtttgggtttggttttttttttcataaattgtCTCTTAACATGTGTTTTGTAactctaaaaagaaaagctgtatcATGTCATCTCAGACTTGCTGTGTCAATTTATTGGGGAGAAATAGAGAAACAAGATAAAGGCAACAACAAGCATCATAGAGGAATCTGGTGATCTAGTTGAGACTCCTCTGCTCCCCTGGATTTTTACCTTTTCGTTGCAATCATGTCCATACACTGGAGGAGCAGAAACTTCTCTCCCGTAGTATTTTTAACCCAGTTATCTTTCCAGGCAAGGGGTTCCTTAGTGCACATGCTGTGCTAACTGTGCGCTGCCTTGGTAAAATAGCTTTGCCGTCCAGGCTTTGCCAGACCTACACAGCCCAGGAGGAACAGGCAAACTTTGGCAAGAGCCGATTTGTAAACCTGGAGCATGAGGTGACGAAAAGACCAAGTTTCTTAATGGTAGTAAGGGAATAAGTGATGCACCATGGACCGAAAGCTTTAaccgcacacacacacacacacacacacacccatgtGCCCTGTGTGTGCTGctagcaggctgctgctgtcgTGAACTGGTGGAGCAAGGACCCTcctttcaaatgctttctgtttttttagtatttgaTTTTTAGTCTTTTGACCTGTAGGAGGTTGTAGAGGATCCCAGTTTGACACTGGAGATCTTCCCACTCACAGCACTATTCACCTGTGCTGGTATGAGAGTACGAGTGTCCCCAGAGGTGGTAATGCCTTTGCTGCAGATGCCTCCTCCGGTCACCAGCTTTCTGCTTCTGGACTGGGATCTGCTGCTGGAAGAGTTGCTGCCATCAAAGCATGGGGTCAGTATGCGATCCCCCTGGGGGATTGCCCCCGCCCCCTCGTTGGCTCGCGTGTGAATAGGTACCCGGTCATTTTGGCTGCAGCTGAGTCTTTGGCTTGATAAGACCTGAGGCTGCACAGCTCAtcatctttatttctgtgaGGTCCGTCACTTGGCAGAAGACCCAATGCCTGGGTGCGTTAGGAGTTTCTGGCTTCGTCAGGCGTTTGGGTCCATAAGTGCTGGAAAGCGCGTTGGGACGCGCCGCTCCCCAGGACGGCTCTCGGTGGGATTTACTGCCATCAGAGGTGATGCTCATCGGGTAGCTGTGAGGTGACATGTGCTACTGTTTCCTCCTTGCAAGGTTCCTGTAGGGTTTTGCCAGCCCCTACCTGCTCTCCTCACcctccagcagcttcctgcaggTCAGGAGCTCCATGTCCAGGGCCAGTTGGACGTTCATCAGCTCCTGGTACACGCAGGCTGTGTCCTGCTTCACCTCCCGCAGGGATGCCTCCAGCTTGGAGTGTTGGCACTTTGCATCCTCAACAACCACTTCCCTGTGCTCCTCAGCGATGCCCCTTCCCGTTTGCATCTCTGCAGGTAGGAGATTTTAATTACTGCTCTTCATCCGCACGTGCTTTGAATAGCTCAGAGCTCCCGAATCTGCCTGTCGGTGCGTTCACCCACCTGCATCTTTGCATTTTCAGCCTCTGTAGGTAAAACCTCTAACTCCAGGACAGTTCTCTCTGCCTAGCTGGGACCTGGtgggtgttgggttttgtgtctTCTTACTGCAGGTCTCTGCTGATGGTAGTGTAGTTGTTAGTCACGACAGAGCATTTTACTCTGGGCAACAGGCAAGTCTCAGTGTCGAGCAGCTGAAGTGCGTTTCATCAAAACTGTCTATTGCTCCCTTGCTCTAGCGGAGAACTTCGGGAAAGCCACAACCTTGGATGGCGATTGACACATGATTGCCCCTGAGTCACCCTTACCCGGGCTTTGGTGTTTCCATGTTCTCCAGCCGGACTCTGAATTACCCGATTCAGCTCCACAATTTCATCCTTTGTGTTATGCAAGCTGACGTCGTGTTTGCCGGTGGTTTCTCTCAGTTCCTCATACTGAGGAGAGAGAAGAcgcaatgaaaataaataccagAGTGAGGAGGTGAGTCAGTAATTAAACCTACTGTGTGATTCTGGGGCCGCAGTCCCAGATCTCAGGATTTAAGGCTGCTGACCGCTAGCTCGGGCTTGCAACCTCTGTTGCCACCAAGGCTTCTGCTGCTGAGGCATCCCCGGCATGAGACAGCACTGGTGGGGTGTCTCTTCACACCTCTCGGGATCACAGCAGAGCAAGAGCTGAGGCTCCACGTGCCCCCAGCTCTGGAGCAGACGCGGTGGGACCAGCAAGATGCTGGGACCAGCCCAAAAGGGAACGCAGGAGCGGGAGGCAATGCATGTGAGCCAACCCTGCCACGCACCCTCTGCAATAAAAGCGGAGCCATCACCTTTTGATGTCCCAGGAAAACGGGCTTTGGCTGCACAACCAGCCCCAAAAGACCATTTATAAAGATGTTTATGAGCTTAGGTTGTTTGGTAATATCCCGCTCGTCTCTTCTGCTGAACAGTGACCTGAGCTGCTTTTAAGCACACACCTCTCATTGAGTTACAGGCTGCATTTCTAATTGGAATGGGAGGGAATCCCTGGTCCCATAAAaactgcatttgcaaacctCCCTTTTTTTATAGTAAGTATGAAAGGGAGAAGCAGAACTGATCTTTTGATGTTTGCAGGGCGCCAAGCGTGAGGGAAGGAGCGTTGCTTTGTTTTACATGTGGGAAAAGAAGAATCTGAGTTAAACCCTTGCGAATATTCCAGGGATCCAAACACTGAGACTGATTTGGTTGGGTGTTACATCAGCCTTCAGCTGGAGTTGCTCCTTTTGTTAGCCTGATTCTACAGTTtactcattttctctctttcatttgACCTCTGTGATTTTGTTGGCCTCGAGAACAATCTTTTTGTTCCCTGGGGAGTGGAGATGGGCTTGTGCGAGCGCGTTCCTGggtgccagggctctgctgctccatcGCTACAAGCAGAAAACAGGTGCAGCGAAGGGggggggagagcaggggagggCGATGAACGGCTTTTCCAGCTCAGACCTTTGCTCCAGCAGGAAAAAGCCCAAAGGCAAAGGATGAATAGATCGAGGTGATCTCTCAAGCTACCTGCATGCTTCCCTCCTCTATGGAATGCCCTGGAGGGAGCCTGCTGTTGTCCCTGGTTTTGGGGACAGCGTGACTGACACCGGTCAGGTGGATCGATGCCTCTCACCTCATTGCTTGCAGAAGCATCTGCCACGGGGAACAGGTTACAGGAGAACTGGGCTTGGTCAGTCCTTTGTGGTGAAATCGTTTGGCAAATCCCTGtgaatttgtttgaaaaaaaaaaaaaaaatatatatatatatatttttttttttttcagcaaaggaGGTGGGTTCAGAGTGACAAAGACCCAACAAAGGAGATAAGTCTTTCCTAGAAAATTAAACAGGTGATCTTCAGTCCCatctttgctgaaatatttaaagggTTCTGTGCCATGGGTGGGAACCCTCTGAATCCTTCTGCTTCCAGCGGGATAACACTGAGGGCTTAGCCCTGAGAATCTCAGCCTTTTCTAATGTGGATTTGCTTTTATGTGATTTTCTTGGCATTCACCATGGCCTGAGAACACGTTCTGCTCCATGAAAAGGATCGGAGAGAAGTTGATGCATGCAAGCCTGAAAGCTGGCCTGCCTCATTCCGCCGCGCGTTTATCCAGGGCGAAGCCGTGTGGGGGTTGTATGTGCTGAGCACTTTGTGGGACTCAGCCTGAAAGGAGTTCAGAGAGC contains:
- the LOC121081883 gene encoding keratin, type II cytoskeletal cochleal-like, whose protein sequence is MSCCSYSSSSGHAIRNFGSSSVAFPRNRRSFSAASCHWGGGMGYRGLGYSSSRSLGGVARSRTTAAAGRRGCGFGAAGTGLGCGGAGFGYRAGGVFRPRTITPITINEQLLQPLTLELDPNAQTVKFQEKEQIKALNNKFASFIDKVRFLEQQNKVLETKWSFLQGQNPYKNSIVPTLEAYIGYLKKQLEALGRNRAQLETDLKTAQQGLETNKKTYKDERSQRTSTEREFVALKKDAGCFFLNKAELEAKVESLKEEAEFLRTFYKEEIHQLQAQIADSSVVVQMGHGQDLDVDGITADIKARYEDGARRSWAEAQAWHESKFEELRVTAGRNADSLRETKPRIAELNRVVQRLNGEVKSAKDQRCKLEAAVADAEQRGEMTLKDAKHKLAELEDALQKAKADLARQSCKYQELMNLKLALDIEIITYRKLLEVEESRLGAEGFPVSISQLCSPFAAACGSQGGLPYTPEPGFASAHGSANRNTCWTSSAALSCCDGVSSRGTSCSHMTEGSVSKSARGNM